In one Acidimicrobiia bacterium genomic region, the following are encoded:
- a CDS encoding GAF and ANTAR domain-containing protein — protein MVTKRETLLAQTFVDVADTLVADFDVLEFLTVLTSRCVELFDLAEAGLLLGNGPGGVRVAASSSHDARLLDVLEIQRDEGPSLDCFRAGALVQCEDLRTAADRWPRFVDQAVASGWLSSYALPMRLRDDTIGSLNLLRAQTGLIDAADLVAAQALADVATIGILQHRAAEEHRLLAEQLQYALDSRVAIEQAKGVIGQHADLSMDTAFSLLRGHARDHNLRLVDVAHALVDRSLDVESVAHKQRLK, from the coding sequence GTGGTCACGAAGCGTGAGACCTTGCTCGCTCAGACCTTTGTCGACGTTGCCGACACCCTGGTAGCGGATTTTGACGTCTTGGAGTTCCTGACCGTGCTCACGTCGCGATGCGTCGAGCTCTTCGACCTGGCCGAGGCAGGGTTGCTCCTCGGCAACGGTCCTGGAGGCGTCCGCGTTGCTGCATCGTCGAGCCACGACGCCCGTCTGCTCGACGTGCTCGAGATCCAGCGCGACGAAGGGCCGAGCCTCGACTGCTTCCGCGCCGGCGCGCTGGTTCAGTGCGAGGACTTGCGCACCGCCGCCGATCGCTGGCCACGGTTCGTCGACCAGGCCGTGGCGTCGGGTTGGCTCTCGTCCTATGCCCTGCCGATGCGCCTGCGCGACGACACGATCGGCTCCCTGAACCTGTTGCGGGCCCAGACGGGCCTGATCGACGCGGCCGACCTTGTCGCCGCACAAGCCCTGGCTGATGTCGCGACCATCGGCATCCTCCAGCACCGCGCCGCGGAAGAGCATCGGCTCCTGGCCGAGCAGCTCCAATACGCGCTCGACAGCCGGGTGGCCATCGAGCAGGCCAAGGGCGTGATCGGCCAGCACGCCGATCTGAGCATGGACACTGCGTTCTCGCTGCTCCGCGGCCATGCCCGTGACCACAACCTGCGACTCGTCGACGTTGCCCACGCCCTGGTCGACCGCTCGCTCGACGTCGAGTCCGTGGCCCACAAGCAGCGCTTGAAGTAG
- a CDS encoding ferredoxin family protein, whose translation MSGLAIITEACIDVKDRACVDVCPVQCIYEFDPAKNMLFSEAEAGSGVTENTHQPNPDMVSVFADSILYVNLEECTSCTACYQPDVCPVGAIYTEEGVPDGSANAKYNAKDENKGHDHTFFIQLSREVFAD comes from the coding sequence ATGTCCGGGCTTGCCATCATCACCGAGGCGTGCATCGACGTGAAGGATCGGGCGTGCGTGGACGTATGTCCGGTCCAGTGCATCTACGAGTTCGACCCGGCGAAGAACATGCTCTTCTCCGAGGCGGAGGCGGGAAGCGGCGTCACCGAGAACACCCATCAGCCGAACCCGGACATGGTCTCGGTCTTCGCGGACAGCATCCTGTACGTGAACCTCGAGGAGTGCACGTCGTGCACTGCGTGCTACCAGCCCGACGTGTGCCCTGTCGGCGCCATCTATACCGAGGAGGGCGTCCCCGACGGAAGCGCGAACGCCAAGTACAACGCGAAGGACGAGAACAAGGGCCACGACCACACGTTCTTCATCCAGCTGAGTCGCGAGGTCTTCGCCGACTAG
- a CDS encoding VOC family protein, translated as MLVDGFNHVAILTHDTDRLHAFYEEVFGAVVERDGPEDPAVPSGVRMSTVHVGPHSAFNVFQVEGNAEAERQVPMFERGRIDHLALHAESIEAFETIRERLIARGAADEFVTDFGSILSVFFRDPDGLECEICVTNPDAKPGVSNPPGTPAARYS; from the coding sequence ATGCTGGTCGACGGCTTCAACCACGTTGCGATCCTCACGCACGACACGGATCGGCTCCACGCCTTCTATGAGGAGGTGTTCGGCGCCGTGGTCGAGCGCGACGGCCCGGAAGACCCTGCCGTGCCGTCGGGCGTCCGCATGTCGACCGTCCACGTCGGTCCGCACTCGGCGTTCAACGTGTTCCAGGTCGAGGGCAACGCCGAAGCCGAGCGACAGGTCCCGATGTTCGAGCGGGGGCGCATCGACCATCTAGCCTTGCACGCGGAGTCGATCGAGGCGTTCGAGACGATCCGCGAGCGGCTGATCGCGCGAGGCGCGGCCGATGAGTTCGTCACCGACTTCGGCTCGATCCTGAGCGTCTTCTTCCGCGATCCGGATGGTCTCGAGTGCGAGATCTGCGTGACCAACCCCGACGCGAAGCCCGGCGTCTCCAACCCGCCCGGCACACCGGCGGCGCGCTACTCGTAA
- a CDS encoding MOSC domain-containing protein — protein MDHRDADTLEAGIAEVRLAAKDDGRVELIVARPDVEERAVLDEATLDARAGLVGDNWLPRGNRRREDGSADPEAQVTLMNARAAALIAGDRQLWPLAGDQLYVDFDLGVENLPPGSRLAIGDAVVEVSATPHTGCAKFQARFGKDALRFVNSPVGRDLNLRGINTKVIAGGVVRVGDVVRKAGP, from the coding sequence GTGGATCACCGCGACGCCGACACGCTCGAGGCGGGCATCGCCGAGGTGCGTCTGGCGGCGAAGGACGACGGACGCGTCGAGCTGATCGTCGCTCGACCTGACGTGGAAGAGCGGGCAGTTCTCGACGAGGCGACGCTCGACGCCCGCGCAGGGTTGGTCGGTGACAACTGGCTCCCGCGGGGCAATCGCCGACGGGAGGACGGGTCCGCGGATCCCGAAGCCCAGGTCACGCTGATGAACGCACGAGCCGCCGCGCTCATCGCCGGCGATCGCCAGCTGTGGCCGCTCGCGGGCGACCAGCTCTACGTCGACTTCGATCTCGGTGTCGAGAACCTCCCGCCCGGAAGCCGTCTCGCGATCGGTGACGCGGTCGTCGAGGTAAGCGCGACGCCGCACACGGGGTGCGCAAAGTTCCAGGCCCGATTCGGGAAGGACGCGCTGCGGTTCGTCAACTCACCCGTGGGTCGCGACCTGAACCTTCGGGGCATCAACACCAAGGTGATCGCCGGTGGTGTGGTCCGCGTCGGTGACGTCGTCCGGAAAGCGGGACCCTGA
- a CDS encoding VOC family protein has protein sequence MNLFVEDFPAMLAFYRDQLGCEIIDIEPGPPAVPLVNWASMVAGNMILELFDAVAYCRDVDELRADARSAIELCFLVDDVDAERARLEQAGISCHPVLEEEWGRFSYFRDPAGNRLQIYQMSDKSH, from the coding sequence GTGAATCTCTTCGTAGAGGACTTCCCGGCGATGCTCGCGTTCTACCGAGATCAGCTCGGGTGCGAGATCATCGACATCGAACCGGGCCCGCCCGCCGTGCCACTCGTCAACTGGGCATCGATGGTGGCCGGGAACATGATTCTGGAGCTCTTCGACGCCGTCGCGTACTGCCGCGATGTCGACGAGCTCCGCGCCGATGCGCGCTCGGCCATCGAGCTGTGCTTTCTCGTCGACGACGTAGATGCCGAACGCGCTCGCCTCGAGCAGGCCGGGATCAGCTGCCACCCAGTGCTCGAAGAGGAATGGGGTCGGTTCTCCTACTTTCGCGATCCCGCAGGCAACCGGCTCCAGATCTACCAAATGTCCGACAAGTCGCATTGA
- a CDS encoding alpha/beta hydrolase: MKLWDDEWEALRPALREEADAYIASFAQAPDDPSMPLDEWVTAWRAAHVGQTFPSDKGIDRTIHGPAGPMRLRTFVPDQVDAVMLHIHGGGWVTGEPEMTDLLHEMLSAELNLAFVSVDYRLAPEHPYPAATDDCEAAALWLLEHAEKEYGSARLLIGGESAGAHLSACTLVRVRDKHDAVDRFVGANLVFGQYEHSGTLPSQCAEPERPDVLSNATLRRIEECFVPGMSSDQRRAPDISPLYADLRNLPPALFTVGTDDHFIDDNLFMAARWELAANTTKLLVYPESPHACIGMPTVGAHWFPRLQDFLRECIKG; encoded by the coding sequence GTGAAGCTCTGGGACGACGAATGGGAAGCGCTCCGCCCCGCGCTGCGTGAGGAAGCCGACGCATACATCGCTTCGTTCGCGCAGGCGCCCGACGATCCGTCGATGCCGCTCGATGAGTGGGTGACTGCGTGGCGAGCCGCGCACGTGGGACAGACGTTCCCGTCCGACAAAGGGATCGACCGGACGATCCATGGCCCCGCCGGGCCGATGCGTCTCCGCACCTTCGTGCCGGACCAGGTCGACGCGGTGATGCTGCACATCCACGGTGGCGGATGGGTCACTGGCGAGCCAGAGATGACCGATCTCCTGCACGAGATGCTGAGCGCCGAGCTGAACCTCGCCTTCGTGAGCGTCGACTATCGGCTCGCGCCCGAACATCCCTATCCCGCGGCTACGGACGACTGTGAAGCCGCAGCACTGTGGCTGCTCGAGCACGCCGAGAAGGAGTACGGCTCGGCACGCCTGCTCATCGGCGGGGAGTCAGCCGGTGCGCACCTGTCGGCGTGCACGTTGGTCCGTGTGCGGGACAAGCACGACGCGGTCGACCGGTTCGTCGGCGCCAACCTCGTCTTCGGCCAGTACGAACACAGCGGCACCCTGCCGAGTCAATGCGCCGAGCCCGAGCGTCCCGACGTCCTGTCGAACGCCACCCTGCGGAGAATCGAGGAGTGCTTCGTACCGGGAATGTCGAGCGATCAGCGGCGCGCTCCCGACATCTCTCCGCTATACGCCGACCTGCGGAACCTCCCGCCCGCACTGTTCACGGTAGGGACCGACGACCACTTCATCGACGACAACCTCTTCATGGCCGCACGCTGGGAGCTCGCCGCCAACACGACCAAGCTCCTCGTGTACCCCGAGTCACCGCATGCCTGCATCGGCATGCCGACGGTCGGCGCGCACTGGTTCCCAAGGCTCCAAGACTTCCTCCGCGAGTGCATCAAGGGATGA
- a CDS encoding GAF and ANTAR domain-containing protein — MGPHLCHACVELFAVSGAAIVLMNDDGNGSALAASDDAIRAVEDLQFTLGEGPGIQAHDLGRPVLEPDLAALGSRWPTFGPAVRELGVHAAFGFPLRVGAARMGALDLYADRPTVLDPERISDAIVLAEVVTQAVLSMQAGAPAGKLPHEIDHADGLRAEVHQASGMISEQLEIGIVDALVRLRAFAYARGESINAVARDVVMRRVTMDGLTE; from the coding sequence TTGGGCCCTCATCTGTGCCATGCCTGCGTTGAGTTGTTCGCGGTGAGCGGAGCCGCCATCGTCCTGATGAACGATGACGGCAACGGCAGCGCGCTGGCGGCTTCCGACGACGCCATCCGCGCGGTCGAAGATCTCCAGTTCACACTCGGTGAAGGGCCTGGGATCCAGGCCCACGACTTGGGCCGTCCGGTCTTAGAACCGGACCTGGCGGCGCTGGGCAGCCGGTGGCCGACCTTCGGCCCGGCAGTGCGCGAGCTCGGTGTGCACGCGGCCTTCGGTTTCCCCTTGCGGGTCGGCGCGGCGCGCATGGGCGCGCTCGACCTGTACGCAGATCGCCCCACGGTCCTCGACCCCGAGCGCATCTCCGACGCAATCGTCCTGGCCGAGGTCGTGACCCAAGCCGTGCTCTCGATGCAGGCCGGTGCGCCGGCGGGCAAGCTCCCCCACGAGATCGACCACGCCGACGGTCTGCGGGCTGAGGTACACCAGGCGTCAGGGATGATCTCCGAGCAGCTGGAGATCGGCATCGTGGATGCGCTCGTTCGCCTCCGCGCGTTCGCGTACGCTCGGGGGGAGTCGATCAATGCAGTCGCCCGTGATGTGGTCATGCGGCGCGTCACGATGGACGGTCTGACGGAGTGA
- a CDS encoding SDR family oxidoreductase, with amino-acid sequence MRLQGKVAIVTGAGRGIGKAYATRLLDEGAHVVIADLNKEDGEATLEELSSRGEAIFVPTDVADEESAAACVRQSVERFGTVDVLLNNAALFGDLDKTDHSLAYLKKVFDVNLHGAWLMTRAAAVPMVEQARGRVIMQASDAAYIYAPDRFEAPVYEGLNSFGYNQTKWGIVGLTKFLAVQLGQYGITVNCISPGPVLTDAMKADLEPARIEELRRKAALHRTLEPEDLTGAAVFFASDDASMITGQVLCVDAGLCMPA; translated from the coding sequence GTGCGGCTGCAGGGCAAGGTCGCCATCGTCACCGGCGCGGGGCGTGGCATCGGCAAGGCCTACGCGACCCGGCTCCTCGACGAGGGCGCTCACGTGGTGATCGCCGACCTCAACAAGGAGGACGGTGAGGCGACCCTCGAGGAGCTCTCGAGCCGTGGCGAAGCCATCTTCGTGCCCACCGACGTGGCCGACGAGGAGTCGGCGGCGGCGTGCGTGCGCCAGAGCGTCGAGCGCTTCGGCACCGTGGACGTGCTGCTCAACAACGCGGCCCTCTTCGGCGATCTCGACAAGACCGACCACAGCCTCGCCTACCTGAAGAAGGTGTTCGACGTGAACCTGCACGGCGCGTGGCTCATGACGCGCGCCGCCGCGGTCCCGATGGTCGAGCAAGCCCGCGGCCGCGTGATCATGCAGGCGTCGGACGCGGCGTACATCTACGCGCCCGACCGGTTCGAAGCACCCGTGTATGAAGGTCTCAACTCCTTCGGGTACAACCAGACGAAGTGGGGCATCGTCGGGCTCACGAAGTTCCTCGCGGTGCAGCTCGGCCAGTACGGGATCACCGTGAACTGCATTTCCCCCGGCCCCGTACTCACCGACGCGATGAAGGCCGACCTCGAGCCGGCGCGCATCGAAGAGCTACGGCGCAAGGCGGCGTTGCACCGCACCTTGGAGCCCGAAGACCTCACCGGCGCGGCGGTGTTCTTTGCCAGTGACGACGCGTCGATGATCACCGGCCAGGTGCTCTGCGTCGATGCCGGCCTCTGCATGCCAGCATGA
- a CDS encoding VC0807 family protein, whose product MSTITARPDYWRDHAEPTSVRIPSFVQLARRAIPQILEGVLIPLGLFLITMRFFGIWPAIVAGLGWEAAAISRRLLTGRRVSGIMIVGALMLTTRSVLSLATGSTFVYFAQPILGAALVASAFLLSVVIGQPLARRFASDYCFIPDHVQDDKRVHAFMVRCSMMWAAVGFANTAITLWLLLSQSTTTFIMAKTLLSWVLFLGPVAASVFWFRRSMTRFGLVRAA is encoded by the coding sequence GTGAGCACGATCACGGCACGCCCGGATTACTGGCGCGATCACGCCGAGCCGACCAGTGTCCGGATCCCATCGTTCGTCCAGCTCGCACGTCGGGCCATCCCGCAGATCCTCGAGGGCGTACTGATCCCACTCGGGTTGTTCCTGATCACGATGCGCTTCTTCGGCATCTGGCCCGCCATCGTCGCGGGGCTCGGCTGGGAGGCGGCGGCGATCTCCCGTCGTCTCCTGACGGGGCGCAGGGTGTCCGGCATCATGATCGTCGGCGCGCTCATGCTCACCACCCGCTCGGTGCTCTCCCTGGCAACCGGCAGCACGTTCGTGTACTTCGCCCAACCGATCCTCGGCGCCGCGCTCGTCGCGTCGGCGTTTCTGCTGTCGGTCGTCATCGGTCAACCGCTCGCACGACGATTCGCGAGCGACTACTGCTTCATCCCGGATCATGTCCAGGACGACAAACGCGTCCACGCATTCATGGTGCGCTGCTCGATGATGTGGGCCGCCGTCGGGTTTGCCAACACAGCGATCACACTCTGGCTGCTCCTCAGCCAATCGACGACGACGTTCATCATGGCGAAGACGTTGTTGTCGTGGGTGCTGTTCCTCGGTCCAGTGGCGGCGTCGGTCTTCTGGTTCCGCCGCTCGATGACCCGCTTCGGTCTCGTCAGGGCAGCTTGA
- a CDS encoding nitroreductase family deazaflavin-dependent oxidoreductase, translated as MSEPARRIRPGWLLRKVANSMVRWSGAVPTLSVVGRRSGKPQLLPVNVLELGGERYLMSARGESEWVQNLRAAGGGEIRRRRKRQRFTATEVPAAERPPIIAAYRAKWDGEVKRFFEQLPDPAQHPVFKITDAS; from the coding sequence ATGAGCGAACCGGCTCGTCGCATCCGTCCCGGGTGGTTGCTCCGCAAGGTCGCCAACTCGATGGTGCGCTGGTCGGGTGCCGTTCCGACGCTTTCGGTGGTGGGCCGGCGCAGCGGCAAGCCCCAGCTGCTCCCGGTGAACGTCCTCGAGCTGGGTGGAGAGCGCTACTTGATGTCTGCCCGGGGCGAGTCGGAATGGGTGCAGAACCTGCGCGCGGCTGGCGGTGGCGAGATCCGTCGGCGACGGAAGCGGCAACGCTTCACGGCGACCGAAGTTCCTGCGGCGGAACGCCCGCCGATCATCGCCGCGTACCGCGCCAAGTGGGACGGTGAGGTGAAGCGCTTCTTCGAGCAGCTCCCAGACCCGGCGCAGCACCCGGTGTTCAAGATCACCGATGCCAGCTGA
- a CDS encoding acetyl-CoA hydrolase/transferase C-terminal domain-containing protein: MAEAVGELRPRDSLTIPLGPGQPTGFLHALGERDDWEQLDVLGALLVDLFEVLTKPNVHYRTGFFGPAERFLIDSGAEVQYIPADFRRFGPVAEQTSSRVVATLATPPDESGFMSLGLHSGAIQDELTRVAADPDRVLIVEINPACPRTLGLPPDHPHGLHVDDVDILVESDRPMFVLADVEPTAVELAIAEQADGFVVDGSTLQTGIGGVPSAVAGLLAQGQGGDYGVHSEMFTTGLMKLHAAGKITNQRKGVFVGHSISTFAAGTAELNTWLDGNQEVRFLPVSVVNSPDVIAKNERMVTINSALTIDLFGQIVADTIGGKQYSGIGGHEDFAAASGIQLQDRALLCLPSTSTIADQLTSRIVASLPAGSIVTTPRHQLDVVITEHGTAELRGRTVRERALALAEVAHPDFRDGLREHARSLG; encoded by the coding sequence ATGGCTGAGGCAGTGGGCGAGCTGCGACCGCGCGACTCGCTGACGATCCCACTTGGACCGGGGCAACCGACCGGGTTCCTGCACGCGCTCGGCGAACGCGATGATTGGGAGCAGCTCGATGTGCTGGGCGCGCTGCTCGTCGACCTGTTCGAGGTGCTCACGAAGCCGAACGTGCACTACCGCACCGGGTTCTTCGGACCCGCCGAGCGGTTCCTCATCGACTCGGGCGCCGAGGTGCAATACATCCCGGCTGACTTCCGACGGTTCGGCCCTGTCGCGGAGCAGACCTCGTCGCGAGTCGTGGCAACGCTCGCGACACCACCGGATGAGTCGGGCTTCATGAGCCTCGGCCTGCACTCGGGTGCGATCCAGGACGAGCTCACGCGTGTTGCCGCCGACCCCGATCGGGTGCTCATCGTGGAGATCAACCCTGCCTGCCCGCGCACACTCGGGCTTCCGCCCGACCATCCGCACGGGTTGCACGTGGACGATGTGGACATCCTCGTGGAGAGCGACCGACCGATGTTCGTGCTCGCTGACGTCGAGCCGACCGCGGTGGAGCTCGCGATCGCTGAGCAGGCCGACGGATTCGTGGTCGACGGCTCGACGCTCCAGACCGGTATCGGTGGTGTCCCGTCGGCCGTCGCCGGTCTGCTCGCGCAGGGACAAGGCGGAGACTACGGCGTGCACTCCGAGATGTTCACGACCGGCCTCATGAAGCTGCACGCGGCGGGCAAGATCACGAATCAGCGAAAAGGCGTGTTCGTCGGCCATTCGATCAGCACGTTCGCGGCCGGCACGGCCGAGCTCAACACGTGGCTCGACGGCAACCAAGAGGTCCGGTTCCTCCCCGTGTCGGTCGTCAACTCGCCTGACGTCATCGCGAAGAACGAGCGCATGGTCACGATCAACAGCGCGCTCACGATCGATCTCTTCGGTCAGATCGTGGCCGACACCATCGGGGGCAAGCAGTACTCGGGCATCGGTGGGCACGAGGACTTCGCCGCCGCGTCCGGCATCCAGCTCCAGGACCGTGCGCTCCTGTGTCTACCGTCGACCTCCACGATCGCCGACCAGCTGACCTCTCGGATCGTCGCCTCTTTGCCGGCGGGATCGATCGTCACGACGCCGCGCCATCAGTTGGACGTGGTGATCACGGAGCACGGAACCGCAGAGCTCAGGGGTCGGACCGTGCGCGAGCGCGCCTTGGCGCTCGCCGAGGTTGCCCATCCCGACTTCCGCGACGGGCTGCGCGAGCACGCTCGCTCCCTCGGCTGA
- a CDS encoding acyl-CoA desaturase: MQIELERPVEDRRSVAHVPAIDGGPSPKKSFWPALVTTIIIVAPFAALGIIIAQTVNGDFALRNVLIAAFFYVLVAHGLSVGFHRLFTHRSFQANRPLKIALAVLGSMSFQGSVVGWVADHRRHHVFSDHEGDPHSPVRPASQRFGRLRGAIHAHMGWFYDQESTNRERYAPDLLADRDIVMIDRLFVPLCVATLAIPFGIGWAITGNFGDGVAAFLWAGVLRIGLWHHVTWATNSLCHLFGKRPFRSSDSARNVPSLALISMGEAFHNAHHAFPSMARYGVDRFQVDTSASLIHLFEKLGWATRVRWPNAARLDAARLIPVRSNA; this comes from the coding sequence ATGCAGATCGAGCTCGAGCGCCCCGTTGAAGATCGTCGGTCGGTCGCGCACGTGCCGGCAATCGACGGAGGGCCCAGCCCGAAGAAGAGCTTCTGGCCGGCCCTGGTCACGACGATCATCATCGTGGCGCCCTTCGCCGCGTTGGGCATCATCATCGCCCAGACGGTGAATGGCGACTTCGCCCTCCGTAACGTGCTCATCGCCGCGTTCTTCTACGTCCTCGTCGCGCATGGGCTGAGCGTCGGGTTCCATCGCCTGTTCACGCACCGCTCGTTCCAGGCCAACCGGCCCCTGAAGATCGCACTGGCCGTCCTCGGATCGATGTCGTTCCAGGGCTCGGTCGTCGGGTGGGTCGCCGACCATCGGCGCCACCACGTGTTCAGCGACCATGAGGGTGACCCGCACTCGCCGGTCCGTCCCGCATCGCAGCGGTTCGGTCGTCTCCGTGGCGCGATCCATGCCCATATGGGGTGGTTCTACGACCAAGAGTCCACCAACCGCGAGAGGTACGCCCCCGACCTGCTGGCCGACCGCGACATCGTCATGATCGATCGCCTGTTCGTGCCGTTGTGTGTGGCGACGCTGGCGATCCCCTTCGGGATCGGGTGGGCGATCACCGGCAACTTTGGCGACGGCGTCGCGGCGTTCCTGTGGGCCGGTGTGCTTCGGATCGGTCTGTGGCACCACGTCACGTGGGCGACCAACTCGCTGTGTCACCTGTTCGGCAAGCGCCCGTTCCGAAGTAGCGACAGCGCCCGCAACGTGCCGTCACTCGCCTTGATCTCGATGGGTGAGGCGTTCCACAACGCCCACCACGCGTTCCCGAGCATGGCTCGCTACGGCGTCGATCGGTTCCAGGTCGACACCTCCGCCTCGCTCATCCACCTGTTCGAGAAGCTCGGCTGGGCGACGCGCGTTCGCTGGCCGAACGCGGCGCGCCTCGACGCAGCGCGCCTCATCCCGGTTCGGTCAAATGCCTGA
- a CDS encoding cytochrome P450, with product MTDDEKAFNPFDAEQVQDAWPLLAELRKEGPVASISGGMHYVTRHAECQAVLRDTTSFSNASGLKEPGVVVPLEDRVLGELDPPLHTPVRRVMVTALTPRVVHAAEPFIRETAGRLLDAIPVAGTADLVPAFTAPLPNRVTVYLLGFPPEDSDRIAAWTKEFMESGFPLTNRTARGEGFENAFPEFVGYIDEQIDRREGADLDPDAPTDVVTKLLALEVEGSRLTRRQVRALTRNLITGGFTTTSQLLGNLLNQMLTNASVEHALRTDDAALDRAIEESLRLSPPVLFVARGCVHDTTIADDVPVHPGERVIVGSASANRDKQLFDDADTFRIDRANADQHLTFGYGSHVCPGAALARAEARIAIAAFLERFPPDSIRLAPGYEFVNVPTFFEIGPRSLPVEISRH from the coding sequence GTGACCGACGACGAGAAGGCGTTCAACCCGTTCGACGCCGAGCAGGTGCAGGACGCATGGCCGTTGCTCGCCGAGCTTCGGAAGGAAGGACCGGTCGCGTCGATCTCCGGTGGGATGCACTACGTGACCCGTCATGCCGAGTGTCAGGCCGTGCTCCGGGACACGACCTCGTTCTCGAACGCATCGGGCCTCAAGGAGCCCGGTGTCGTGGTGCCGCTCGAGGATCGGGTGCTGGGCGAGCTCGATCCACCTCTGCACACGCCGGTCCGCCGGGTGATGGTGACGGCGCTGACCCCGCGCGTGGTGCACGCGGCTGAGCCGTTCATCCGCGAGACGGCCGGTCGTCTGCTCGACGCGATCCCAGTGGCCGGCACGGCCGACCTGGTGCCGGCGTTCACGGCCCCGCTTCCCAACCGAGTGACCGTGTACCTCCTCGGGTTCCCGCCGGAAGACTCCGACCGGATCGCGGCGTGGACCAAGGAGTTCATGGAGAGCGGTTTCCCGCTTACGAACCGAACCGCCCGCGGCGAAGGGTTCGAGAACGCCTTTCCCGAGTTCGTCGGCTACATCGACGAGCAGATCGACCGACGAGAAGGCGCCGATCTCGACCCTGATGCACCGACCGACGTCGTCACCAAGCTGCTCGCGCTCGAGGTCGAAGGGAGTCGGCTGACCCGTCGGCAGGTCCGGGCGCTCACGCGCAACCTGATCACCGGCGGGTTCACGACGACGAGCCAGCTGCTGGGGAACTTGCTCAACCAGATGTTGACCAACGCCAGCGTCGAGCACGCGCTGCGCACCGATGACGCCGCGCTCGATCGCGCGATCGAGGAGAGCCTCCGCCTCTCACCGCCAGTGCTGTTCGTCGCCCGCGGCTGCGTGCACGACACCACGATCGCCGACGACGTCCCGGTGCACCCGGGGGAGCGCGTGATCGTCGGTTCCGCATCCGCCAACCGCGACAAGCAGCTGTTCGACGATGCCGACACGTTCCGCATCGACCGTGCGAACGCCGATCAGCACCTCACGTTCGGCTACGGCTCGCACGTCTGTCCCGGTGCGGCGCTTGCCCGAGCCGAGGCTCGCATCGCGATCGCCGCGTTCCTCGAGCGGTTCCCGCCGGACTCGATCCGCCTCGCGCCCGGCTACGAGTTCGTCAATGTCCCGACGTTCTTCGAGATCGGCCCGCGATCGCTTCCGGTGGAGATCAGTCGGCACTGA
- a CDS encoding OB-fold domain-containing protein yields the protein MSTDAPTRPLPALTPETEFFWTSGVDGRLRFLRCGDCYSYVHPPAPVCPQCASRSVAPEPVTGRGTVATFTVNHQDWGLMDPPYVIAIVELVEQPGLRLTTNLVNVEAGAVAGGMAVQVCFEQVDDVWFPLFEPAT from the coding sequence ATGAGCACCGACGCACCGACGCGCCCGCTCCCCGCGCTCACGCCCGAGACCGAGTTCTTCTGGACATCCGGTGTCGACGGGCGGTTGCGCTTCCTGCGTTGTGGCGACTGCTACTCGTACGTGCACCCGCCGGCGCCGGTGTGTCCGCAGTGCGCATCGCGCTCCGTCGCACCAGAACCAGTGACCGGCCGCGGCACGGTCGCGACTTTCACGGTGAACCATCAGGACTGGGGCTTGATGGACCCGCCGTACGTGATCGCGATCGTCGAGCTCGTCGAGCAGCCGGGGCTCCGGCTGACCACGAACCTCGTGAACGTCGAGGCGGGCGCGGTCGCCGGCGGCATGGCTGTCCAGGTCTGCTTCGAGCAAGTGGACGACGTGTGGTTCCCACTCTTCGAGCCGGCCACATGA